The following proteins come from a genomic window of Salinicoccus sp. RF5:
- a CDS encoding hemolysin family protein, whose amino-acid sequence MTNPWVVLIVTAVLIALTAFFVIIEFALLGARRHRLEETAVTSRGARAALKSVNELTVMLAGAQLGITACTFALGAVTKPAVDSWLSPLFAGIGLPYWLADGTSFFLSLLVVTFLHLVVGEMAPKSWAIAHPEKSAIMVSPPARAFIWVFRPLLKWVNDIANRLVKLSGVEPVESAAVGGQNAATIRHLVEHSAQVGTLDASMRTPISGALDLETLKVDDLVADGRQPTAVPSDATVRELQKATAQSGHKRILVMGDEEEAPLVVHVRDTLLEAEERPVKEIARPAFILESGTLVHEGLRRMRQSSEQLAVIMDGSKFIGIMTINDALDNILPAAEGRQQ is encoded by the coding sequence ATGACTAACCCATGGGTTGTTCTGATAGTGACAGCAGTACTGATCGCCTTGACGGCATTTTTTGTAATCATCGAGTTTGCCCTCCTGGGCGCCCGCCGGCATAGGCTTGAAGAGACAGCCGTCACGAGCCGTGGCGCCCGCGCTGCATTGAAATCCGTGAACGAGCTTACTGTAATGCTCGCTGGTGCACAACTCGGTATAACGGCGTGTACTTTCGCACTTGGTGCCGTGACCAAACCGGCAGTGGATTCCTGGCTTTCCCCGTTGTTTGCAGGAATCGGACTTCCCTATTGGCTGGCAGATGGCACATCGTTCTTTCTTTCTCTGCTGGTCGTTACATTCCTGCACCTGGTGGTTGGTGAAATGGCGCCAAAATCATGGGCCATCGCCCATCCGGAGAAATCGGCGATCATGGTCAGCCCGCCAGCCCGTGCATTCATTTGGGTCTTCAGGCCCCTTCTGAAATGGGTCAATGACATTGCCAACCGTCTCGTCAAGCTTTCAGGGGTGGAACCGGTTGAAAGTGCAGCCGTCGGTGGGCAGAATGCTGCAACAATACGCCATCTCGTAGAGCATTCTGCACAGGTGGGGACGCTCGATGCATCAATGCGCACTCCGATATCAGGCGCGTTGGACCTTGAAACCTTGAAAGTGGATGATCTGGTTGCGGACGGAAGGCAGCCGACAGCCGTTCCTTCTGACGCAACAGTCCGTGAGCTCCAGAAGGCAACAGCGCAGTCCGGCCATAAGCGCATTCTTGTAATGGGGGACGAAGAGGAGGCCCCCCTTGTAGTACACGTAAGGGATACGTTGCTGGAAGCGGAGGAGCGTCCAGTGAAAGAAATTGCACGCCCCGCTTTTATACTTGAATCGGGTACGCTGGTGCATGAAGGGCTGAGGCGCATGCGGCAGTCGAGTGAGCAACTGGCAGTAATAATGGATGGTTCGAAGTTCATTGGAATCATGACCATCAATGATGCATTGGATAATATCCTGCCGGCTGCAGAAGGTAGGCAACAATAG
- the folE2 gene encoding GTP cyclohydrolase FolE2, producing the protein MEQLDLSTREARFRHFGSVDPIEGTKPVEKEMMVDLQSSKKDFLFEVDSVGINNLSYPVVIGGFQSVGTFELATSLRRNEKGINMSRILESLETENDGGVPLTFDTLENVLQILRVRMHQDEAEVTGAGKWYFSKPSPHTMLSGMAHADVEYSMRISESGVEHKQLGMTAMVTTLCPCSKEISEYSAHNQRGYVKVMLDIDPDAELPEDHKEQLYGLLEINASSQLYPILKRTDEKMVTERAYENPRFVEDLIRLIAYDLVELDWVKGFELECRNEESIHQHDAFSRMSYQK; encoded by the coding sequence ATGGAACAATTGGATCTTAGTACTAGAGAGGCACGTTTCAGACACTTCGGATCCGTCGATCCGATCGAAGGCACGAAACCCGTAGAAAAGGAAATGATGGTGGATCTGCAGAGTTCGAAGAAAGATTTCCTTTTCGAAGTCGATTCCGTCGGCATCAACAACCTGAGCTATCCCGTAGTCATCGGCGGCTTCCAGTCCGTCGGCACCTTTGAACTTGCCACCAGCTTGAGAAGGAACGAAAAAGGCATCAACATGAGCCGCATCCTTGAATCCTTGGAGACCGAGAATGACGGCGGCGTACCGCTCACTTTCGATACATTGGAAAATGTCCTTCAAATATTGCGCGTACGCATGCACCAGGACGAAGCTGAAGTCACGGGAGCGGGGAAATGGTATTTCTCAAAACCAAGCCCTCATACGATGCTCAGCGGTATGGCCCATGCAGACGTCGAGTACTCCATGAGGATTTCCGAATCCGGCGTCGAGCATAAGCAGCTTGGAATGACGGCGATGGTTACAACGCTCTGCCCATGCTCGAAGGAAATCAGCGAATACAGTGCACACAACCAGCGCGGGTACGTGAAGGTGATGCTTGATATCGATCCGGATGCGGAACTTCCGGAAGACCATAAGGAGCAGCTGTACGGACTCCTTGAAATCAATGCATCCTCCCAGCTCTACCCGATATTGAAGCGTACAGACGAGAAGATGGTCACAGAACGTGCTTATGAAAATCCGCGCTTCGTCGAAGACCTCATCCGCCTCATCGCCTATGATCTTGTCGAACTCGACTGGGTCAAAGGCTTCGAGCTCGAATGCCGCAACGAAGAAAGCATCCACCAGCATGATGCCTTCAGCAGAATGTCATACCAGAAATAA
- the bshB2 gene encoding bacillithiol biosynthesis deacetylase BshB2 codes for MEKENHVLVIFPHPDDEAFGVSGTMSRYVDMGVPVTYACLTFGDMGRNLGYPPFATRESLHEIRKREVEESARLIGLDDLRLLGYRDKTLEFEPPGHLKGVVRDMIDELGPTRIITFYPGYSVHPDHEATAEAVVEAVSEMPASERPVLQLVAFSNDTLKDLGEPDIVVSIEGYEERKEKIMAAHESQTGPLLKTLAGNTQESEAARQMWMQNETFYSYDID; via the coding sequence ATGGAAAAAGAAAATCACGTACTCGTCATCTTCCCCCACCCCGATGATGAAGCTTTCGGTGTGAGCGGTACGATGAGCCGCTATGTGGACATGGGAGTCCCGGTGACATATGCCTGCCTGACATTCGGGGACATGGGCAGAAATCTTGGCTATCCCCCGTTCGCAACACGGGAGTCACTGCACGAAATACGCAAAAGGGAAGTCGAGGAAAGTGCCCGGCTGATCGGCCTCGATGACCTCAGGCTCCTCGGCTATCGGGATAAGACGCTCGAGTTCGAGCCGCCAGGCCACCTGAAAGGTGTCGTCAGGGATATGATCGATGAACTCGGTCCCACCCGGATCATCACCTTCTATCCCGGCTATTCCGTCCACCCTGACCACGAGGCCACTGCAGAAGCGGTAGTCGAAGCCGTATCGGAGATGCCCGCATCAGAACGTCCGGTGCTCCAGCTCGTCGCCTTCAGCAACGATACACTCAAGGACCTCGGCGAACCGGACATCGTCGTCAGCATCGAAGGATATGAGGAACGCAAAGAGAAGATCATGGCGGCCCATGAATCACAGACCGGCCCGCTGCTCAAGACACTGGCCGGCAACACGCAGGAGAGTGAAGCCGCACGCCAGATGTGGATGCAGAATGAAACATTCTACAGTTATGATATAGATTAA
- a CDS encoding DUF1806 family protein, whose protein sequence is MEKINREEVQELLNSYQDKKVYIHVEVTSGMYASHLDDQVFNAGMFLRNVPVNYTQGAIRGGDEGQYRVGLKLDNGGWVYVLGLTHFEVNENNEFIMHGFNYEGKLASALEISTKEFFK, encoded by the coding sequence ATGGAGAAGATCAACCGCGAAGAGGTACAGGAGCTTTTGAACAGCTACCAGGACAAGAAGGTATATATCCACGTCGAAGTGACGAGCGGGATGTATGCGAGCCATCTGGATGACCAGGTATTCAATGCAGGCATGTTCCTCAGGAATGTCCCGGTGAACTACACTCAGGGTGCAATCAGGGGTGGTGACGAAGGCCAGTACCGTGTCGGCCTGAAACTCGACAACGGCGGCTGGGTCTATGTGCTTGGCCTCACACACTTCGAAGTCAATGAGAACAATGAATTCATCATGCATGGCTTCAATTATGAAGGCAAGCTCGCAAGCGCACTTGAAATTTCTACAAAAGAATTCTTTAAATAG
- the thiD gene encoding bifunctional hydroxymethylpyrimidine kinase/phosphomethylpyrimidine kinase: MALKKTLTIAGSDTSGGAGIAADLKTFQEHETYGMTALTTIVTMDPETWSHGVNPIPLNVVDAQIATALSISPDAIKTGMLPSEEVIERSKDAYLNSEAKHFVIDPVMVCKGDDEVLNPGLVDAMVEHLLPHATVVTPNLFEAGQLAGYKTPKTLDAAKKCAEVIHSKGAQHVIIKGGSEIEGEKAVDVYYDGKAFHLLSSDKIDASYNHGAGCTFAAAITANLANGQEPLEAIKNAKAFVTSAIKNGWKMNDHVGVVRHGAANTVEQIEVTEEQI, encoded by the coding sequence ATGGCACTTAAAAAAACACTCACAATTGCAGGTTCAGATACAAGTGGCGGTGCAGGCATTGCAGCCGACCTGAAAACATTCCAGGAACATGAAACGTATGGCATGACGGCACTGACTACGATTGTGACGATGGACCCTGAAACATGGTCCCATGGTGTCAATCCAATACCACTCAATGTCGTTGACGCACAGATTGCGACAGCACTTTCAATTTCACCGGATGCGATAAAGACGGGCATGCTCCCTTCAGAAGAGGTCATCGAGCGCAGCAAGGATGCCTATCTCAACAGTGAAGCGAAGCATTTCGTCATCGACCCTGTCATGGTCTGCAAGGGCGACGACGAAGTCCTCAACCCGGGCCTTGTTGACGCGATGGTCGAGCACTTGCTCCCGCATGCAACAGTCGTGACACCAAACCTCTTTGAAGCGGGACAGCTTGCCGGATACAAGACGCCGAAGACTCTGGATGCCGCAAAGAAATGCGCAGAAGTCATCCATTCCAAAGGCGCACAGCACGTCATCATCAAAGGCGGCTCCGAGATCGAAGGTGAAAAGGCTGTCGATGTATACTATGATGGCAAGGCATTCCACCTGCTTTCAAGCGACAAGATTGACGCCTCCTACAACCATGGTGCCGGATGCACGTTCGCAGCGGCCATCACGGCTAACCTTGCCAATGGACAGGAGCCGCTTGAAGCGATCAAGAACGCCAAAGCTTTCGTCACTTCAGCCATCAAGAACGGCTGGAAGATGAACGATCATGTCGGCGTCGTCCGCCATGGTGCAGCGAATACTGTAGAGCAGATCGAAGTCACAGAAGAACAGATATAG
- a CDS encoding uracil-DNA glycosylase: protein MKWEDVFQSIKEESDFSNLESTLEEKYESGEVFPPREQIYTAFELTPLENVKVVILGQDPYHGKGQSHGLAFSVNDGVKIPPSLRNMYKELESDLGIKRTTGSLKDWAREGVLLLNTVLTVDANQANSHRGLGWEPFTDGVISHVSDNLEHVVFILWGKPAQKKERLIDTSKHCVIKSTHPSPLSAHRGFFGTRPFSRANEYLEAHGRAPVDWSEQE, encoded by the coding sequence ATGAAATGGGAAGATGTCTTCCAATCGATAAAAGAAGAGAGCGACTTTTCCAATCTGGAATCGACACTTGAAGAGAAATACGAGTCGGGGGAAGTGTTCCCGCCGCGTGAACAGATATATACAGCATTCGAACTGACACCGCTTGAAAATGTGAAGGTCGTCATACTGGGACAGGATCCCTACCATGGGAAAGGCCAGTCGCACGGCCTTGCCTTTTCAGTCAATGACGGCGTCAAAATACCGCCATCCCTGAGGAATATGTATAAGGAGCTGGAATCGGACCTCGGCATCAAAAGGACGACCGGCAGCCTGAAGGACTGGGCGAGAGAAGGCGTACTGCTGCTCAATACAGTATTGACCGTTGATGCCAACCAGGCGAATTCCCACCGTGGACTCGGCTGGGAACCGTTTACGGACGGCGTCATCAGCCATGTATCGGACAACCTGGAGCATGTGGTGTTCATCCTCTGGGGCAAGCCGGCCCAGAAGAAGGAACGGCTGATCGATACATCGAAGCATTGTGTCATCAAGTCGACCCACCCAAGTCCGCTGTCGGCACACAGGGGTTTCTTCGGCACCCGTCCATTCAGCCGGGCCAATGAGTACCTGGAGGCGCATGGGAGAGCTCCTGTGGACTGGAGTGAACAGGAATGA
- a CDS encoding DUF5327 family protein, translating into MRQEIIAELKQELHRMEVASQPHEFEKHLYAMERLLGLLKSETGSVQHPAPPAGAQDGQMLSEEDRMMLEQMGGKVSGTKPAPATRETLRTDDGFGNGESLFDF; encoded by the coding sequence ATGAGGCAGGAAATCATTGCAGAACTGAAGCAGGAGCTCCACAGGATGGAAGTGGCCAGCCAGCCGCATGAATTCGAGAAGCACCTGTATGCGATGGAACGGCTGCTCGGCCTGCTGAAATCGGAGACGGGCAGCGTGCAGCACCCCGCCCCGCCGGCTGGAGCGCAGGATGGGCAGATGCTGTCGGAAGAGGACCGCATGATGCTCGAGCAGATGGGCGGCAAGGTGTCCGGAACGAAGCCGGCGCCGGCGACCCGCGAAACACTCAGGACAGACGATGGCTTCGGAAACGGCGAGTCACTGTTCGATTTCTAG
- a CDS encoding DUF423 domain-containing protein, with the protein MKTFIILGAVNAFISVALGAFGAHGLEGKISEHYMSVWEKAVSYQMYHALGLIAVGILVQATGAPLLGAAGWLMLLGIIFFSGSLYILAVSGISILGAITPIGGVLFLAGWVCLIIGMIRL; encoded by the coding sequence ATGAAGACTTTCATCATACTCGGGGCGGTCAATGCATTCATATCGGTTGCGCTCGGAGCCTTCGGGGCACACGGCCTCGAAGGGAAGATCAGTGAGCATTACATGAGTGTCTGGGAAAAGGCAGTGTCCTACCAGATGTACCACGCACTTGGACTTATAGCGGTCGGCATCCTCGTCCAGGCGACGGGAGCACCGCTGCTCGGGGCAGCCGGATGGCTGATGCTGCTCGGCATCATCTTCTTCAGCGGCTCCCTGTATATCCTTGCGGTCAGCGGCATCTCCATACTCGGTGCCATCACGCCGATCGGCGGGGTACTCTTTCTGGCCGGATGGGTATGCCTCATCATCGGTATGATCAGGCTGTAA
- a CDS encoding GntR family transcriptional regulator, whose product MAGVLNDKKPIFEQIKDWISDQIIDGTLKAHDRIPSTNEIVQFYKVNHLTVAKGVNQLVDEGVIYKKRGVGMFVAPEARGVLLNGRKERFVSEYLKPMIEEAEKLGLTRQEIEGLIHEMEGNMDVE is encoded by the coding sequence ATGGCGGGGGTGCTCAATGACAAGAAGCCCATCTTTGAACAGATCAAGGATTGGATCAGCGACCAGATCATCGATGGGACGCTCAAGGCGCATGACAGGATTCCTTCCACAAATGAAATCGTCCAGTTCTATAAGGTGAACCACCTGACGGTGGCAAAAGGCGTCAATCAGCTCGTCGATGAAGGGGTCATCTATAAGAAGCGGGGGGTCGGCATGTTCGTCGCACCCGAGGCGAGGGGTGTGCTGCTCAACGGCAGGAAAGAGCGTTTTGTCAGTGAATATTTGAAACCGATGATCGAGGAAGCGGAGAAGCTTGGCCTTACCAGGCAGGAGATTGAAGGATTGATTCATGAGATGGAGGGGAATATGGATGTCGAATAG
- a CDS encoding ABC transporter ATP-binding protein produces MSNSVLEIKNASLNIKKDTILEDVSLKMETGRVYGLLGRNGAGKTSLLSLIASFRKPTRGVVTIDGQDPYENADLMPKVDFLYEADYSEEYRTPEDFCRMTKRYKEDFDTDYAYELLDGFKIDRRKALNRMSKGQQAAVNAVLGLASNAPVTIFDEVTNGMDAPSREYFYQQVVEANARTPRILILSTHIVSEMEYLFDEVIIIHQGRVMMQEPLDIFLERGFRVTGPTEKVSEFTRGMDVLATEHLGPTQSDMVLGHLEEPQKQEAQSRHLNIAPLKLQELFIRMTEDREGVQ; encoded by the coding sequence ATGTCGAATAGTGTATTGGAAATCAAAAATGCGTCCTTGAACATAAAGAAGGATACGATACTGGAGGACGTCAGCCTGAAGATGGAGACGGGCAGGGTCTACGGGCTGCTCGGCAGAAATGGCGCAGGAAAGACATCATTGCTGTCACTGATCGCCTCCTTCAGGAAACCGACACGCGGGGTGGTGACGATCGACGGCCAGGATCCGTACGAGAACGCCGATCTGATGCCCAAGGTGGATTTCCTCTACGAAGCCGACTACTCTGAGGAATACCGGACACCTGAGGATTTCTGCAGAATGACGAAGCGATACAAGGAGGATTTCGATACCGATTATGCGTATGAACTGCTCGATGGCTTCAAGATCGATCGCAGGAAGGCGCTCAACCGCATGTCAAAAGGGCAGCAGGCCGCGGTGAATGCGGTGCTCGGTCTTGCATCGAATGCACCGGTCACCATTTTTGACGAGGTGACGAACGGTATGGACGCCCCATCAAGGGAGTATTTCTACCAGCAGGTGGTTGAAGCGAATGCACGCACCCCGAGAATCCTGATCCTCTCCACCCATATCGTATCCGAGATGGAATATCTGTTTGATGAGGTCATCATCATCCATCAGGGGAGGGTGATGATGCAGGAGCCGCTGGATATATTCCTTGAGCGTGGCTTCAGGGTCACCGGGCCGACGGAGAAGGTGTCCGAATTCACCCGTGGGATGGATGTGCTTGCGACCGAGCATCTCGGGCCCACCCAATCCGACATGGTGCTTGGGCATCTGGAAGAGCCGCAGAAGCAGGAAGCGCAGTCGCGTCATTTGAACATTGCACCTTTGAAACTGCAGGAATTATTTATCAGAATGACTGAAGACAGGGAGGGTGTACAATGA
- the hemQ gene encoding hydrogen peroxide-dependent heme synthase — protein MNEAAQTLDGWYSLHLLYNVDWPSLRLLEEEELNTLVSELKGFLERQEEVHQKNEGSYSFYNITGQKADLILWMLRPTVDELNTLELEFNKLQISDFLIPSYSYVSIVELSNYLAKDSGEDPYQNEFVRKRLYPEVPKSKYICFYPMDKRRQGDDNWYMLDMEKRRELMRSHSMIGRSYAGKVRQFITGSIGLDEYEWGVTLFSDDMLQFKKLIYEMRFDEVSARYGDFGDFFVGVHLPTDSLSAFFR, from the coding sequence ATGAATGAAGCTGCACAAACACTCGATGGCTGGTACAGCCTTCACCTGCTTTACAATGTGGACTGGCCGTCCCTCCGTCTGCTTGAAGAGGAAGAATTGAACACTCTTGTGTCAGAACTGAAGGGATTCCTCGAACGCCAGGAGGAAGTGCACCAGAAGAATGAAGGCAGCTATTCCTTCTATAACATCACTGGGCAGAAAGCGGACCTGATCCTATGGATGCTGCGCCCGACGGTCGATGAACTCAATACATTGGAGCTCGAATTCAACAAGCTCCAGATCAGTGATTTCCTCATCCCGTCCTACTCATATGTCTCCATCGTCGAGCTCAGCAACTATCTGGCGAAAGATTCCGGTGAAGACCCTTACCAGAACGAATTCGTCAGGAAGCGCCTCTATCCGGAAGTCCCGAAATCGAAGTACATCTGCTTCTACCCGATGGACAAGCGTCGTCAGGGAGACGACAACTGGTACATGCTGGATATGGAGAAGCGCCGTGAACTCATGCGTTCCCACAGCATGATCGGCCGCAGCTATGCCGGCAAAGTGAGGCAGTTCATCACGGGCTCCATCGGCCTCGACGAATATGAATGGGGCGTAACCCTCTTCTCCGATGATATGCTGCAGTTCAAGAAACTGATCTATGAAATGAGATTTGATGAAGTATCCGCACGTTACGGCGACTTCGGAGACTTCTTCGTAGGTGTTCATCTGCCGACGGACTCCTTATCCGCTTTTTTCAGATAA
- the pta gene encoding phosphate acetyltransferase, which yields MSQFLENLKSNLEDRNMEIVFPEGTDPRVLTAAVELAETTYVKPIVLGDAAGIEALAEKEGLDISKLDMIDPATYEDKQMLADEFVKRRKGKVTSDQALEILNDVNYLGTMLVYTGRAKGLVSGAVHSTPDTVRPALQIIKTKPGVTRTSGVFFMLRGDELYVMGDCAINPELNAEEMAEVAVEAAKTAKSFSMDPRVALLSFSTRGSAKTEETEKVKLATQYAKEKLPEVPIDGELQFDAAFVPSVAEKKAPDSELKGRANVFIFPSLEAGNIGYKIAQRLGGFEAYGPILQGLNQPVNDLSRGCSKDEVFNLALFTATQALTQDDA from the coding sequence ATGAGTCAATTTCTAGAGAATCTCAAATCTAACCTGGAAGATAGAAATATGGAAATCGTTTTTCCGGAGGGCACAGATCCAAGAGTCCTCACTGCCGCTGTGGAACTTGCGGAAACGACATACGTCAAACCGATTGTACTCGGGGATGCGGCTGGAATAGAGGCCCTGGCTGAAAAAGAGGGGCTGGATATCAGTAAGCTCGATATGATCGACCCAGCCACCTATGAGGACAAGCAGATGCTTGCAGATGAGTTCGTGAAACGTCGCAAAGGCAAGGTGACATCGGATCAGGCACTCGAAATACTGAATGACGTCAACTACCTCGGTACGATGCTCGTATATACGGGGAGGGCCAAAGGCCTTGTATCCGGTGCAGTCCATTCCACTCCCGACACGGTGCGTCCGGCGCTCCAGATCATCAAGACGAAGCCTGGTGTGACCCGTACAAGCGGTGTATTCTTCATGCTGCGCGGCGATGAGCTGTATGTCATGGGGGACTGTGCCATCAATCCGGAGCTGAATGCAGAAGAGATGGCTGAAGTTGCTGTGGAAGCGGCAAAGACGGCAAAGAGCTTCAGTATGGACCCACGGGTTGCATTGCTGAGCTTCTCTACAAGAGGGTCTGCAAAGACGGAAGAGACGGAAAAAGTGAAGCTTGCGACACAATACGCGAAGGAGAAGCTGCCTGAAGTGCCGATCGATGGAGAACTCCAGTTTGATGCAGCCTTCGTTCCAAGTGTAGCCGAAAAGAAGGCACCCGATTCCGAATTGAAGGGGCGTGCAAATGTATTCATATTCCCTTCCCTTGAAGCCGGCAATATCGGCTATAAGATTGCCCAGCGCCTCGGCGGCTTTGAAGCCTATGGACCCATCCTCCAGGGGCTGAACCAGCCGGTCAATGACCTTTCCCGTGGATGCTCCAAGGATGAAGTCTTCAACCTTGCACTGTTCACTGCCACACAGGCGCTGACACAGGACGATGCATAG
- a CDS encoding lipoate--protein ligase family protein, with translation MHRLFREHWHYVPIETTPHPYMSFAMDDVLQEIVSTDGVPRFRAWVHHPYVILGLHDARLPHLTDGLSYLEEAGFDYIVRNSGGLGVVLDTGVLNVSLILPKSSAAQIDEGYDMMLELVREAFPDTEIEAYEIEHSYCPGSYDLSIDGRKFAGISQRRIKQGVAVQIYLCITGSGAERAEIMRNFYEAAKKGEDTKFSYPDIHPGDMASLNELLGTELTVDGVLERMLGIIRREGRLEPLPDMDAAMRDRYHHHIERMKQRNKDIRSEKEDMK, from the coding sequence ATGCATAGGCTGTTCCGGGAACACTGGCACTATGTGCCGATTGAAACGACACCCCATCCTTACATGTCATTTGCCATGGATGATGTGCTTCAGGAGATTGTGAGTACAGATGGTGTGCCGAGGTTCAGGGCATGGGTCCATCATCCCTATGTCATCCTGGGACTGCATGATGCACGGCTGCCCCATCTCACGGATGGGCTTTCCTATCTGGAAGAGGCTGGATTCGACTATATCGTGAGGAACAGCGGCGGCCTTGGTGTTGTGCTCGACACGGGTGTGCTGAATGTTTCGCTCATCCTTCCGAAATCGTCAGCTGCCCAGATTGATGAGGGATACGATATGATGCTGGAGCTTGTCCGGGAAGCCTTCCCGGATACGGAAATAGAAGCGTATGAAATTGAGCACAGCTACTGCCCCGGCAGCTATGATCTGAGCATCGATGGGCGGAAGTTTGCAGGAATCTCCCAACGGAGGATCAAGCAGGGTGTCGCCGTACAGATCTATCTGTGTATTACGGGTAGTGGTGCGGAGCGCGCTGAAATAATGCGTAATTTCTATGAGGCGGCCAAGAAAGGGGAGGACACGAAGTTCTCCTACCCCGACATCCATCCAGGCGACATGGCTTCGCTGAACGAGCTGCTCGGTACGGAGCTGACTGTCGATGGTGTGCTCGAGCGCATGCTCGGCATCATCCGCAGGGAGGGGCGTCTTGAACCGCTCCCGGATATGGATGCGGCAATGCGGGACCGTTACCATCATCATATAGAACGTATGAAGCAGCGGAATAAGGATATCCGTTCGGAAAAAGAAGATATGAAATGA
- a CDS encoding HD domain-containing protein: MTISEYGKKQLVEEKVFKDPVHRYIHVRDQVIWDLIKTKEFQRLRRIKQLGTLYLAFHSAEHSRFNHSLGVYEIVRRMVVNFQEFEEWNNDDRLLALAAALLHDLGHGPFSHCFETIFDTDHEEFTRKIILGNTEVNEVLKRVSVDFPLEVAKVIDKTHENRLVISMISSQIDADRMDYLQRDSYYTGVSYGNFDMERILRVMRPSREEVIIKESGMHAVEDYLMSRYQMYWQIYFHPVSRGGEVLLNLALKRAKHLHETGYTFKQAPKYFIPFFSGEVTVEDYLRLDEMVVNFYLQEWIHEDDPILSDLAHRFVNRDLFKYLPFDGSVITISELEALFEKAGIDPDYYFFSDSYSDLPYDYDRPGSKSNRRPIHLKRSNGELREISTQSAIIHSITGVHRMDSKLYYPREKILQIEDLEVKGEIINLLNELA, encoded by the coding sequence ATGACAATCAGTGAATATGGCAAAAAACAGCTTGTAGAAGAGAAGGTTTTCAAAGACCCGGTGCATCGGTATATTCATGTGCGGGATCAGGTGATATGGGACCTGATCAAGACGAAGGAGTTCCAGCGGCTGAGACGGATCAAGCAGCTCGGCACGCTTTATTTGGCATTCCATTCTGCAGAGCATTCCCGGTTCAACCACTCGCTCGGCGTCTACGAAATCGTACGGCGCATGGTGGTCAACTTCCAGGAGTTCGAAGAATGGAATAATGATGATCGGCTGCTGGCCCTGGCCGCGGCACTGCTCCACGACCTCGGTCATGGACCGTTTTCCCACTGCTTTGAGACGATATTCGATACGGATCACGAGGAATTTACGCGTAAGATCATCCTCGGAAATACGGAAGTGAACGAAGTGTTGAAGCGGGTGAGTGTGGACTTCCCGCTTGAGGTCGCCAAGGTCATCGACAAGACGCATGAGAACAGGCTGGTCATCAGCATGATATCGAGCCAGATCGATGCCGACCGTATGGACTACCTCCAGCGTGATTCCTATTATACAGGCGTAAGCTACGGCAATTTCGATATGGAGCGCATACTCCGTGTCATGCGCCCGAGCCGGGAGGAGGTCATCATCAAGGAGAGTGGTATGCATGCCGTTGAAGACTACTTGATGAGCCGTTACCAGATGTACTGGCAAATCTATTTCCATCCCGTATCGAGGGGTGGGGAAGTCCTTTTGAACCTCGCCCTGAAGCGGGCGAAGCACCTGCACGAAACGGGTTATACATTCAAGCAGGCGCCAAAATACTTCATACCATTCTTCTCGGGGGAAGTTACCGTCGAAGATTACCTGCGGCTGGACGAGATGGTCGTCAACTTCTATCTTCAGGAGTGGATCCATGAAGATGATCCGATATTGAGTGACTTGGCGCACCGGTTCGTCAACAGGGACCTTTTCAAATACCTCCCGTTCGATGGCTCGGTCATCACCATTTCCGAACTCGAGGCCCTCTTTGAGAAGGCAGGCATCGATCCCGACTACTACTTCTTCAGTGATTCCTATTCGGACCTGCCCTATGATTATGACCGTCCCGGATCGAAGAGCAACCGCAGGCCGATCCACCTGAAGCGGAGCAATGGGGAACTGCGTGAAATCAGTACCCAGTCGGCCATCATCCACAGCATAACCGGCGTCCACCGCATGGATTCGAAACTTTATTACCCAAGAGAAAAGATATTGCAGATAGAGGACCTTGAAGTCAAAGGTGAAATTATAAATCTACTTAATGAATTGGCATAG